From Trueperella pecoris, a single genomic window includes:
- a CDS encoding Lrp/AsnC ligand binding domain-containing protein, with protein sequence MAQALAALSSVRQVYSVTGDVDLIALVTVARHEDLATVIPDKIAKVAGVKNVKTYLAFQEFSRADLEAAFDIGLD encoded by the coding sequence GTGGCGCAGGCCCTGGCCGCCCTGTCTTCCGTCCGACAGGTCTATTCTGTGACGGGCGACGTCGATCTCATCGCCCTCGTCACGGTCGCCCGGCACGAAGACTTGGCAACCGTCATTCCCGATAAGATCGCGAAGGTCGCAGGCGTGAAGAACGTCAAAACCTACCTCGCCTTTCAGGAGTTTTCGCGGGCAGATCTCGAGGCCGCCTTCGACATCGGCTTGGACTAG
- the trpD gene encoding anthranilate phosphoribosyltransferase, with translation MDSVMCGETSPIALAGFLTSLATKGETTEELLGLANSMQAHSAPVDLPSDCVDIVGSGGDRLRTVNISTTAAIVAAASGLKAVKHGNRASSSRSGSADCLEALGVNLNLSTVAVERVFDETGITFLFATKFHPSMKYAAMARRELGIATAFNVLGPLTNPARPVAGAIGVSKSSHAPLVAGVIARCGHRAFVFR, from the coding sequence ATGGACAGCGTGATGTGTGGCGAGACCTCTCCGATTGCCCTTGCAGGTTTCCTCACCTCGCTTGCGACCAAGGGTGAGACGACGGAGGAGCTGCTTGGCCTTGCTAATTCGATGCAGGCGCACTCGGCGCCAGTGGACCTTCCCAGCGACTGCGTCGATATCGTGGGAAGCGGTGGCGATCGCCTGCGGACCGTGAATATTTCGACGACAGCGGCCATCGTCGCCGCAGCTAGCGGACTGAAGGCGGTCAAGCACGGCAACCGTGCCTCCTCATCGCGGTCCGGTTCCGCCGACTGCCTCGAGGCACTTGGCGTTAACCTCAACCTCTCGACCGTGGCGGTCGAGCGCGTCTTCGACGAGACCGGAATCACCTTTCTTTTCGCCACTAAGTTTCACCCCTCGATGAAGTATGCGGCGATGGCCAGGCGCGAGCTCGGCATCGCGACGGCGTTCAACGTGCTCGGCCCTTTGACAAACCCAGCCAGGCCAGTTGCGGGAGCAATCGGCGTCTCGAAGTCTTCCCACGCCCCGCTCGTGGCAGGCGTGATCGCGAGGTGCGGCCATCGGGCTTTCGTGTTCCGCTGA
- a CDS encoding response regulator transcription factor — MAQEVAKTDSFEVMVYSDNRDTRNDVMQAVGRHVGKGLPTINWTEAATWEGAYLKVEENHFDLLILDGETPKLGGIGFGKMVRDELVADMPYIVLIGRPQDEWLARVSAPNAILPLPVDARALSEAVAAIVKAKAGA, encoded by the coding sequence ATGGCACAAGAGGTTGCAAAGACCGATTCTTTTGAAGTGATGGTCTACTCGGACAACCGCGATACCCGTAATGACGTCATGCAGGCCGTCGGCCGTCACGTTGGCAAGGGGCTACCCACCATCAATTGGACGGAGGCCGCCACGTGGGAGGGTGCTTACCTCAAGGTGGAAGAGAATCACTTTGATCTCCTCATTCTCGACGGCGAAACTCCGAAGCTCGGCGGAATCGGGTTTGGCAAGATGGTCCGCGACGAGTTGGTGGCGGACATGCCCTACATCGTGCTGATCGGCCGCCCACAGGACGAGTGGCTCGCACGCGTCTCGGCCCCCAATGCCATTTTGCCCTTGCCGGTCGATGCGCGGGCGCTGTCTGAGGCCGTCGCCGCGATTGTCAAGGCCAAAGCCGGCGCTTAA
- a CDS encoding superoxide dismutase: protein MVYTLPELDYDYAALEPHISAKIMELHHSKHHQAYVDGANKALENLAAAREAGDFSKINQFEKDLAFNLGGHSNHSVFWKNLSPNGGGEPEGELAEAINEAFGSFENFKKQFTAVATGIQGSGWAVLAYDTISSGLTTFQLFDQQGNVPVGTYPILMLDMWEHAFYLDYLNVKADYVKAVWNVFNWEDVAARLEDAKKSSLIVR from the coding sequence ATGGTATACACACTGCCTGAGCTCGATTACGACTACGCAGCGCTTGAGCCGCACATTTCGGCAAAGATCATGGAGCTGCATCACAGCAAGCATCATCAGGCTTACGTTGACGGCGCCAACAAGGCGCTGGAGAACCTCGCCGCTGCCCGCGAGGCCGGCGATTTTTCGAAGATCAACCAGTTCGAGAAGGATCTCGCCTTCAACCTCGGCGGACACTCGAACCACTCGGTCTTCTGGAAGAACCTCTCCCCCAACGGCGGCGGCGAGCCGGAAGGCGAGCTGGCTGAGGCAATCAACGAGGCCTTCGGCTCCTTCGAGAACTTTAAGAAGCAGTTTACGGCTGTCGCTACCGGCATCCAGGGCTCCGGCTGGGCCGTCCTGGCCTACGACACGATTTCTAGCGGTCTGACGACCTTCCAGCTGTTCGATCAGCAGGGCAACGTCCCGGTGGGCACCTACCCGATCCTCATGCTCGACATGTGGGAGCACGCGTTCTACCTCGACTACCTCAACGTCAAGGCAGATTACGTGAAGGCTGTGTGGAACGTCTTCAACTGGGAAGATGTCGCCGCTCGCCTTGAGGACGCCAAGAAGTCTTCGCTCATCGTCCGCTGA
- a CDS encoding FKBP-type peptidyl-prolyl cis-trans isomerase, producing MRVLASIAALALTLSVAACSSDGPDSSPTTSANGTSSVAPSMSGEGMPTLNTSGEFPTLSFPYAKAPQGLQVDVLEKGEGREIAATDMVVAHYVGQVWGKEEPFDASFKRGGPAAFSLSRVIKGWTDGLAGQTVGSKVILSIPAELGYGPAGGNPSAGIGETDTIAFYVELVDAYGVDQAGDPNATPQANLADLPIEITGDLGAPIKVKVKDGAAQPSGEPVVTIIARGNGAPVGGKGTTIYDQYAMSVWDNSASEVTYATFGPQSQTIGTGSFFDALEGIPLGSRVLVEVPASDGGEGEVTAPAYAVVIDLLGQIMPPANATPTPSAEESK from the coding sequence ATGCGCGTTCTTGCCAGCATCGCGGCGCTTGCGCTCACGTTGAGCGTGGCGGCCTGTAGCTCGGATGGGCCGGATTCATCGCCAACTACGTCCGCAAACGGTACATCCTCGGTAGCGCCGAGCATGTCCGGGGAGGGCATGCCCACCCTGAATACCTCGGGTGAGTTCCCGACACTTTCCTTCCCATACGCCAAGGCCCCCCAGGGGCTCCAAGTCGACGTTCTCGAGAAGGGCGAGGGCCGCGAGATCGCGGCTACCGACATGGTGGTTGCCCACTACGTCGGCCAAGTCTGGGGAAAGGAAGAGCCCTTTGACGCCTCCTTTAAGCGTGGCGGGCCCGCAGCGTTCTCGCTGTCGCGGGTCATCAAGGGCTGGACTGACGGCCTCGCTGGACAGACCGTTGGCTCGAAGGTGATTCTTTCCATTCCTGCCGAGCTTGGCTACGGGCCGGCGGGCGGAAATCCGAGCGCGGGAATTGGCGAGACGGACACGATCGCGTTCTATGTCGAGCTCGTTGATGCTTACGGCGTGGATCAGGCTGGCGACCCCAACGCGACCCCGCAGGCCAATCTCGCCGACCTCCCCATTGAGATCACCGGCGATCTTGGCGCTCCGATCAAGGTTAAGGTCAAGGATGGTGCGGCCCAGCCCTCGGGCGAACCCGTGGTGACGATCATCGCGCGTGGCAACGGCGCTCCCGTGGGCGGCAAGGGTACGACCATCTACGACCAGTACGCCATGTCTGTCTGGGACAACTCGGCCAGCGAAGTTACTTACGCAACCTTCGGGCCGCAGTCTCAGACCATCGGCACGGGTAGCTTCTTCGACGCGTTGGAAGGGATCCCGCTGGGATCTCGCGTGCTCGTTGAAGTGCCGGCCTCGGACGGCGGTGAGGGAGAGGTGACCGCGCCAGCTTATGCGGTCGTCATTGATTTGCTTGGTCAGATCATGCCTCCGGCTAACGCGACGCCGACGCCGTCGGCTGAAGAATCCAAGTAG
- the erpA gene encoding iron-sulfur cluster insertion protein ErpA, producing the protein MSESLATHGVTLTEVAAAKVKSLLEQEGRDDLRLRIAVQPGGCSGLMYQLYFDERMFEDDAVAEFDGVEVLVDAKSAPYLDGATIDFADSIERQGFTIDNPQAQGTCACGESFH; encoded by the coding sequence ATGAGCGAATCGCTCGCAACCCACGGCGTGACCCTGACTGAGGTTGCCGCCGCTAAGGTCAAGTCGCTTCTGGAGCAGGAGGGCCGTGACGACCTTCGCCTGCGCATCGCCGTACAGCCCGGCGGCTGTTCCGGCCTGATGTACCAGCTCTACTTTGACGAGCGCATGTTTGAAGACGACGCCGTCGCGGAGTTTGACGGCGTTGAGGTGCTTGTGGACGCCAAGTCTGCACCCTACCTCGATGGTGCAACCATCGACTTCGCCGACTCGATCGAGCGTCAGGGCTTTACGATCGATAATCCGCAGGCCCAAGGCACGTGTGCCTGTGGAGAGTCGTTCCACTGA